The DNA segment GTTTGACCCTTTGGCTAATGAAAGGTAAGGGTCAATGTTGCTCTGAAGGAATGATCGACGCGGCTGATATCTGTGAACAGTTGGGGGTTCCCCATGAGGTTGTGGATATTCGGGAGGTGTTTCAAACTCAGATTGTCGATTTTCTGGTGACTGGTTACAGTTCTGGAATTACACCTCTGCCTTGTTCTCAGTGTAATAAAACGGTGAAGTTTGGGCCAATGGTGCAGTATGCTCGTGAAAAGTTAGACTGCGATCGCATTGCTACTGGTCACTATGCTCAAATTAACTATGATGAAGCTACTGGGCGTTACCAGTTATTAAGGGCTGTTGACCGTAACAAAGACCAGTCTTATTTTCTGTATGATTTGTCTCAAGAGTTACTAGGTGCAACAGTATTTCCTCTAGGAAAACTGGAAAAAGCCGACACCCGCCGTATTGCTGCTGAATACGGGTTAACCACTGCGAATAAGCCTGAAAGTCAAGATTTGTGTTTAGTGGAAAGCAACGGTTCTATGCGGGCATTTCTGGATAAATATCTTGCACCCAAACCAGGGGATATTGTGGATGTCGCTGGGAAAGTTTTGGGACAGCATGATGGTGTCCATCATTACACAATTGGACAGCGTAAAGGTTTGGGAATTGCGGCGGCTGAACCTCTGTATGTGATTGAATTAGATGCAGTCAATAATAAAGTGGTAGTAGGCGATCGCACCAAAGTAACTCAACCAGAATGCACAGTCAATCAAGTAAATTGGGTTTCTATGGCTGAACCATCCACACCAATTCGGGCCGAAGTGCAAATTCGTTATCGTTCTACCCCCACACCAGTCACAGTGATTCCTCTGGAAAATTTCCGTGTACGTTTGGTGTTTGATGAACCCCAAGTCAGCATCACCCCTGGACAAGCTGCTGTCTGGTACGACGGCGATAAAGTCTTGGGTGGCGGGATTATTGAACAATTTAGTTGAAACTCACCCCGTTCTTGGCTGAAGTCAAAAGCTCCCTTCCCCGCAAGCGAGGCGGGGTATTTTTATTTATAAAAAACCGTATAATTGCTATTTCACAGTGTAACTTTAACACTGCTTATGCTATGATTATGTGTACTTTTCCATGCACAATTCCAGCAAGGAACGGTACAAATTAGAGTTCATTGCTTTTGCGAAGAAAACTCGTCAAGCTTTTCTAACAGATGATCAAGGTGCTAGAAAGCTAGCTGCTCAAGTCATGCCTAGCAACATGGTACAGACTACACCACATTTACTAGGCTGGCTTTTATTCATAAGCTATCTTAATGATAATGATTTACAAAAAATTATTAGTGAACATCAAAAATTTCATAGACCTCTAAAAAAATACTTCCTAGAAGTGTATACTATGGTTTTGGAATATAAATTAAAAGCTTTTACCAATTCTGTATGAGGATGCGCCGAATTATACTAGGAACGTTCGCATAGCGTGCGCGTAGCGCATACCGCAAAGGACGCAAAGTACACAAAGAAAGAAAGAAAGAAAGAAAGAAATTCATCGCAGTTCTAAAAAAATGGTCTTAAAGTAATAAGATTAACTTAGTATAGTTAAAAACTACTTTCACAAAAAATTGACGAACGGCACGGAAGCCACTTGGCTTCAGACAGTGGAGGAAGTGCCAACGGCGAATTTATTCGCTGTGAAGATTAACCGTGGTGAGGGTCTTCAATATACCTCTTGATTACTTCAGCCGAAACCTGCCCAGCAGTTGAATAAAAATAACTGTTAGTCCATAAGCTAGGCAGTTTTAGTAGCTGGGGAAACTCTTTTCGCAATATATAAGACGAACGTCCTTTAAATGCTTTAACTACTTGATTAATCGCTATATCTGGATGATGCTCTACAAATATATGCACATGGTCAGGTGCAACTTCTAAAGCCAATATGTCCCAGTCTTTTTCCTGTGCTAACTCATTAATTATTTGTCGAAGGCGTTTAGCTATCTCCCCAACTAAGACCTTTTTGCGGCGCTTGGGAATCCAGACTAGATGGACTACTGCATTACCTTTTGAGTGGTTGCCAGTTCTGTACTCTAAAGTAGTCTTCATGTTGTTTATTTTGACCTATTGACAATTTTAGTTTAACTCAGCTATAATTTATAGGTCAACAGAAACAACACAGAGGTAATTGATTTGTGTACGGTTGTCAGCAAGTTTTAATTAATCCTGATAAAGATTTGAAGGCTTTGCTTGAATATGTTTGTATAGAAGCAAATAAGTTAATCAATTGTGGTATTTATTACAGCCGTCAATACTATTTCAGGACTGGTAAATTCCCCAGTCAAGCTGATTTACACAAACAGATAGGAACTGTTCAAAAGAATAAGCACTATCAAGCTTTATATTCAGACACAGCACAACAGATATTAACTGGTGTTGCAGAATCTTTTAAGTCTTTTACTAGTCTATTGAAGGGTGTAAAAAAGGGTACTGTTACCCAAAAACCTAGATTACCCAATTACAGAACACCAGGGGGTTTGGCACTAGCTACGTTTACCGGACGCTCTCTTAAATTGAAAGATGGGATGATTAGATTCCCGTTAGGCAGTCTGGTAAAAGCTTGGTTTGGCATTGATAGCTTTTATCTCCCAATGCCTGCAAATCTAGATTTTAAGTCAATTCGAGAGGTAAGAATTTTACCAAGAAATAGATGCTTTTATGCGGAATTTGTTTATCAACAAAACATAAAAGTTATTGAGCTTGATAAATCAAAAGTGCTAGGAATTGACCACGGCTTAAATAATTGGCTAACTTGTGTTTCTAACATCGGAACATCCTTCATTGTTGATGGTTTACACTTAAAAAGTCTAAACCAATGGCATAACAAATCAGTTGCCAAAATTAAAGAGAATAAGCCGCAAGGCTTTTGGTCTAACAGACTGGCAGCAATTACGGAGAAACGCAACCGTCAAATACGTGATGCAGTTAACAAAGCTGCAAGGATTGTAATCAACTATTGTATTGATAATAAAATAGGTTCCATCGTTTTCGGCTGGAATACTGGTCAGAAAGATGGTGCTGACATGGGTAAGAAGAACAATCAAAAGTTTGTTCAAATCCCAACTGCAAGACTCAAAAACCGTATTGAACAACTTTGTGAACAATCCGGAATAGATTTTATTGAAACAGAAGAAAGCTATACTTCTAAAGCTAGTTTTCTAGACAGCGATGAGCTACCTACATTTGGTGAAAAACCCGAAGGGTGGAAAAGTAGCGGTATTAGAACTGAGCGCGGTTTGTTCAAAACAGCAACCGGAATCAAGATAAATGCTGATTGTAACGGTGCTGCAAATATCGTTCGTAAAGTAGCGATGATGGCTAAATTTGATTTAGCTGGAATCAGTAGAGGTTGTTTAAGTCAGCCTAAGAAAGTTCTTTTATGGACTCTTCAGAAATCCCCGTGTCTTCAGACCGGGGAAGCTTAATAATCGCTTTTTCAAACTCTTCTAAAGCTTGCACAGTTCCCACTTGCCAAGACCTTTCCACTGTAGCAGGTATAATTTGCGTTAAAGGGATATGGGGAAAATTAGGACTACGATCAGATTTAAGATAATGCCCGTTTTCGAGTAAATAAATAGTCAGCTTACTATTATCGTAAATCCATAACTCAGGAACCGCGATCGCTTCATAAGCATCGAGGGTTGTTTTAGAAGTGACATCCATCTCAATGGCTAAATCGGGAGGAGGATCATCTGGTTCCAATCTTCTGCGGCTAATCATACGTTGGTAATTCTGAATATAAAAGCAAGCATCTGGTTCTACCCCTGCGATATTTTCCCGTTTGAAGGTGGTTGAACCAAAGGGTTCGTATTTTTTCCCAGTCTTCTTGAGTAAAATTTTGACAATATCGGAAAGTAAATCCTTTGGCTTTTCGTGTTCAGGTAGGGGAACCATGATTTCTAACGTTGACTGACTATAAGCAACTCGTGCTGATCGCTTTTCGCCCAACTCGCCTAAAATGGACTCAAACTCCTGCCAACTCACATCCTGGATGGTCACTGTACTACCAGGTGCTAACCGTAATTGGCTAACAGGTTTCACAACAGGGGATACAGCCGTCATATTTCACCGCCTGTAAATTACATTAACTCCAGCCTAACTTATCCCTCTCTTGTACAGACGCGATGAATCGCGTCTCTCCCCTCATCTCCCCATTCTCAAACTCTTTGTCAATTGCGTACCAGCATTTTGATAAGTTAGTACATAGTTTGAAACAATTGCAGTTAAATCAAAGAGGGGATTAACTTGACTCAACATCCAGATGCCATTGCACCCCACGGTGGACAATTGGTTAACCGTATAGCTACATCCGAACAAAAGGCAGAATTTCTCTCAAAAGCCGATTTTTTACCACGAGTCCAACTGGATGCGCGGGCGGTTTCTGATTTAGAAATGATTGCTATCGGCGGTTTTAGTCCACTCACGGGTTTTATGAACCAGTCAGACTATACCCGCGTTGTCAAAGAAATGCGGCTAGGGAATGGACTGGCATGGTCAATACCAATTACACTGTCAGTTACAGAAGAAATAGCATCCCCACTCCAGGAAGGCAGCCTCATCCGTCTGGATAACCTCAATGGTGAATTTATTGGAGTTTTGCAACTGTCAGAAAAGTATCTCTACGATAAAACCCAAGAAGCTATTAATGTTTATCGCACTGATGACGCTAAACATCCAGGTGTACAGGTAGTCTACAATCAGGGTTCTGTAAATCTTGCAGGTGATATTTGGCTATTACAACGCGATCCCCATGGACAATTTCCCGCTTACCAAATCGATCCCGCAGCTTCACGGCAGATGTTTAGGGACAAAGGTTGGAAAACTATCGTCGGTTTTCAAACTCGTAACCCCATCCATCGCGCCCACGAATATATCCAAAAATGTGCTTTAGAAATTGTAGATGGTTTATTTTTACATCCGTTGGTTGGGGCCACAAAAGAAGATGATATTCCCGCTGATGTGCGAATGCGCTGCTATGAAATTTTGCTAGAACATCACTATCCCCAAGACCGAGTAATTTTGGCAATTAATCCGGCTGCCATGCGTTATGCTGGGCCACGAGAGGCTATCTTCCATGCCTTAGTCAGAAAAAACTATGGTTGTACTCACTTTATTGTGGGACGAGATCATGCTGGTGTGGGTGATTATTACGGCACTTATGATGCTCAATACATCTTTGAAGAGTTTGAACCTGGTGAATTGGGCATCGTGCCAATGAAGTTTGAACACGCTTTCTACTGCACACGCACCAAACAAATGGCTACAACTAAGACTAGCCCCAGCAAGCCAGAAGAACGCGTTCACCTGTCAGGAACTAAAGTCAGAGAAATGCTCCGTCGGGGTGAATTGCCACCACCAGAATTTTCCCGTCCTGAAGTGGCGGCAGAATTGGCTAGGGCAATGAAAGCACAAGCATCGGCTTAAATCAGTGAACAGTGAGGAGTTATCACGCTGATTGAGTCAGGGATTCAACCCAATTATGTCTCTTAACTGATAACTGATAACTGATAACTGATAACTGTATAAACTTTAACTTTACAATACAGACTTCAGCCCTATAAGCTGTTAGCTGACGGGCTGAGGACTGATGGCTAATTATGAAGCGTCGGACTTTTTTACAACGGATTGGTTCCATACTCGCGGTATTGGGTGTGACTGAAGCGCAGTGGTTGACTTTATGCGATCGCTACTCTCAAGCTTTGGCACAGCCTAGTCAACGTAAATTAGCATTATTGATTGGCATTAATCAATACCAAAAAAGTCCTGCATTGGGTGGTTGTCTCACCGATGTAGAACTGCAAAAAGAACTGTTAATTCATCGTTTTGGCTTCCTCGCCTCAGATATCCTGACTTTAACCGAAGAACAAGCTACCAGGAAATCTATTCAAGAGGCTTTTTTATCACACCTGGGACAGCAAGTTAAAGCTGGTGATGTGGCATTATTCCACTTCAGTGGCTATGGTACGCGCATCAAATCGGGAAGATTTATCGATACGGTGCAAAATGCTTTAGTTCCAGCTAATTCGCAAGATGCACAAAAAGATGAAATAGTCAACTACATTTTAGAAGAAACAGTACGGCTATTGTTGCGATCGCTCCCCACAGACAGGGTAACAGCTGTATTAGATACGAGCTATTATGCTCCTAGCAAAGTTCAGCCCACTGGTTGGCGTGTTCGCGTCCGCCCAGAATCAGCAGAGGCACAACTCACAATAGAGGAACTTGAGTTTTTACAACAACTCAGAAGTCAAAACTCTAACCCCAGCAATGAAGTTGTCTTAGCTGCGACCTCTGACACTCAACAGTTGGCTAGGGAAATATTATTTTCTGGATTTAGTGCGGGTTTATTTACTTACGCCTTGACGCAATACTTGTGGGAAACTACACCAGCAACAACAATTCAATTCAGTCTTTCCCATGTGGGAAGCTATATGCATAAGCTGGGGAGCAATCAGCAGCCAGGATTGTTTAGTGACCAGACAAAACAACCCGGAGGGTTAACTGTTGCCAATTTACTCCTGCCAAATCTCAAAGTTGGGGCTGAAGGGGTGATTAGAGTTATTGAAGATGATGGTAGAACAGCCCAACTATTTTTAGCTGGATTACCTCCACAAGTATTAGAAAACTATGGAGCTAATTCTCGATTTACTTTATTAACAGGAGAGCAGTTAATATTGCGATCGCGCACTGGCTTAATTGCAAAAGCCCAAATTTCTAAAATTAAACCAGAAATTCCCCTACAAGTGGGGCAACTATTCCAAGAAGCAGTACGGGTATTACCGAAGAGTGTGAATTTAATAGTTGGTTTAGATACTGGATTGGAAAGGATTGAGCGCGTAGATGCGACAAGTGCTTTCGCTGCCATTGACCATGTTTCTACTGTTGTCGCTGGAGAACAACCAGCCGATTGTGTGTTTGGTAAACTATCAGAAGCGCCCAGTCGCTATGGTTTATTTACTCCCGGAGGCAAACTCATTCCCAACACATCTGGGGAACCAGGGGAAGCTGTGAAATTAGTTGTGCAAAGGTTAATGGCGAAATTACCAACTTTGTTAGCAGCAAAGTTATGGCGACTCACAGAAAATGAAGGTTCTTCCCAGTTACCAGTTAAAGCCACTCTGGAGATCATTAATAACTTGTCGCCTCGCGTCGTCATGCAACGCGAAACCACACGAACTCTGAGCTTAGAACAACTGCAAAACAAATCACTGCTCACAGCCCTCAGTAATCCTACTGTGCCTATTGGTAGTCGAATGCAGTACAGATTGCAGAATCAGAGCGATCGCCCCATCTATTTAATGTTGCTGGGATTAAAAAACAATCGAAATGCGATCGCCTTTTATCCTTGGCAATCTCCCGAAGAAACTAGCTTTATTAACTCCAAACCCCTCTTCCAACAAGTAATTATTGCCCCAGATGAAACCCTGTTATTACCAAAAAATGTGACTGCTTCGGAATGGATGATCCCAGGGCCAGCTTATGAATGCGAACACCAAATGGTTCTGAGTACCGCCCCCTTTAGGGAAACACTCGGATATCTAGAAAAATCCAAGTATCCGATCACAGACCAAAGACCCTTCGGAGCATTATTGAAACCTTTAGAAATTGCCCAAGCATTGTTGCAAGATTTGCATAATGCCAGTGCAGTCAAATCAGACACGACCAGTACATCCACTGACTCTTATGTATTAGATGTCAAAAATTGGGCTAGTTTCAACTTTGATTTTCAAGTAGCGTAAATCATCTGTCCCCGACTCCTCACACAAATCGGGGATTTTGAGTCTTGTCTGTCTTTGTGCCAATCCGGTTAATTTAACCATAAATTAGGGATATTATATTCTGCAAATCATAAGTGATCTCTCATATCATGTTCATCTGAACACTTAGGATGAAATTGATGCTCAGATATTGAAATATAATAATTATCACAACTTTATACCACAAGTGATTTAGCCAACATAATATTAGTTGCAAAAACATCTCAATTTATGTGGTGAGGATATATGATCAATTGGAGTATTTTCTTAGCTGCACTTGGCAGTACAGGGATTGAATTTTTAGAAGTAGTGGCGATCGCCTATGCTATTGGTATATCTGGCTATGTGAGAGAAGCTTTATGGGGTTCCTTCGTTGGCTTAATAGTGGTGTTGTCTGTAGCGCTCATTCTAGGAAATGCGTTACAATTTTTACCCCTGCAACCATTACAAATCCTGATTGGGGTGTTGCTGTTGTGGTGCGGTTGGGGATGGGCTAACAAGTCTGTACGCAGACTAGCAACCGGGAGGCGAGCCGGTTGGATGGATGAGCGTATACTAGAAAAAGAAGGTATCACTTTAGACGAGAAATCAACTGGATTTAGCAAACTCAATTTCTTGATTATGACCAAAAGTGTGGCTCTGGAAGCTTTGGAAATCGTGATGATTGTCATAACTTTGGGTTTAGCAACCAGTGCATGGTATGAGGCGATCTCAGGTACTGGTTTAGCTTTATTATTATCATTAGTTGTGGTAATGTTTCTACATCAATATTTGCTGAAACTGCCAGAAGTGCTAATTAAGCTTGGTGCCGGAGTGATGCTCAGTGCAATGGGGACTTTCTGGTTAGGGGAAGGTATGGGGCTAGAATTTCCCTTTCAAGAATATTTTATCTTGATTTTAATGGCTTTATATAGTCTAACGGCAGGAATTTCCGTGTATTGGCTCAAAAATGAACTCGTGACATGAGAATGGGATACAAGCCCCGTCACTTCGACAGGCTCAGTGCATCGCCTTCGAGGACGGCTTTATGGTAAAATTTAAGTATAGTCGCCATAGGGCATTGGGAGACTTTAAACGGACATGGAGGGATGGTAAGACCACTTGTGGCGCAACCCAGCGAAGTGTCAAGGAATCCTCGCTCCTTTAGGACGAGGAGGTATGTCAAATGAGAAAATTGGCCTTGCTGATGGAAAATATGAATCAGCAAGGACTTTAATTACGTCGATGTCTATTACAAATACTTCTGCAACAATAATCCCAACTTTTCTTTAGTCGCCGCAGGTGCTTTATCCAACTGAGTTAAAATCGCATACTTCAACGCCGAATGAGCCTCACTAACTGGCGGATTTTCACTCAAACGCCGCACAGTTTCTTGAATTGCCTTTTGAGCATTAACTGCATTGCGCTGTAAATTACCAATTACCATTTCTACCGTCACACTATCATGATCTGGATGCCAGCAAT comes from the Nodularia sp. NIES-3585 genome and includes:
- the tnpA gene encoding IS200/IS605 family transposase, whose amino-acid sequence is MKTTLEYRTGNHSKGNAVVHLVWIPKRRKKVLVGEIAKRLRQIINELAQEKDWDILALEVAPDHVHIFVEHHPDIAINQVVKAFKGRSSYILRKEFPQLLKLPSLWTNSYFYSTAGQVSAEVIKRYIEDPHHG
- a CDS encoding COG4280 domain-containing protein, with translation MINWSIFLAALGSTGIEFLEVVAIAYAIGISGYVREALWGSFVGLIVVLSVALILGNALQFLPLQPLQILIGVLLLWCGWGWANKSVRRLATGRRAGWMDERILEKEGITLDEKSTGFSKLNFLIMTKSVALEALEIVMIVITLGLATSAWYEAISGTGLALLLSLVVVMFLHQYLLKLPEVLIKLGAGVMLSAMGTFWLGEGMGLEFPFQEYFILILMALYSLTAGISVYWLKNELVT
- the sat gene encoding sulfate adenylyltransferase; the protein is MTQHPDAIAPHGGQLVNRIATSEQKAEFLSKADFLPRVQLDARAVSDLEMIAIGGFSPLTGFMNQSDYTRVVKEMRLGNGLAWSIPITLSVTEEIASPLQEGSLIRLDNLNGEFIGVLQLSEKYLYDKTQEAINVYRTDDAKHPGVQVVYNQGSVNLAGDIWLLQRDPHGQFPAYQIDPAASRQMFRDKGWKTIVGFQTRNPIHRAHEYIQKCALEIVDGLFLHPLVGATKEDDIPADVRMRCYEILLEHHYPQDRVILAINPAAMRYAGPREAIFHALVRKNYGCTHFIVGRDHAGVGDYYGTYDAQYIFEEFEPGELGIVPMKFEHAFYCTRTKQMATTKTSPSKPEERVHLSGTKVREMLRRGELPPPEFSRPEVAAELARAMKAQASA
- a CDS encoding Uma2 family endonuclease, producing MTAVSPVVKPVSQLRLAPGSTVTIQDVSWQEFESILGELGEKRSARVAYSQSTLEIMVPLPEHEKPKDLLSDIVKILLKKTGKKYEPFGSTTFKRENIAGVEPDACFYIQNYQRMISRRRLEPDDPPPDLAIEMDVTSKTTLDAYEAIAVPELWIYDNSKLTIYLLENGHYLKSDRSPNFPHIPLTQIIPATVERSWQVGTVQALEEFEKAIIKLPRSEDTGISEESIKELS
- a CDS encoding caspase family protein; this translates as MKRRTFLQRIGSILAVLGVTEAQWLTLCDRYSQALAQPSQRKLALLIGINQYQKSPALGGCLTDVELQKELLIHRFGFLASDILTLTEEQATRKSIQEAFLSHLGQQVKAGDVALFHFSGYGTRIKSGRFIDTVQNALVPANSQDAQKDEIVNYILEETVRLLLRSLPTDRVTAVLDTSYYAPSKVQPTGWRVRVRPESAEAQLTIEELEFLQQLRSQNSNPSNEVVLAATSDTQQLAREILFSGFSAGLFTYALTQYLWETTPATTIQFSLSHVGSYMHKLGSNQQPGLFSDQTKQPGGLTVANLLLPNLKVGAEGVIRVIEDDGRTAQLFLAGLPPQVLENYGANSRFTLLTGEQLILRSRTGLIAKAQISKIKPEIPLQVGQLFQEAVRVLPKSVNLIVGLDTGLERIERVDATSAFAAIDHVSTVVAGEQPADCVFGKLSEAPSRYGLFTPGGKLIPNTSGEPGEAVKLVVQRLMAKLPTLLAAKLWRLTENEGSSQLPVKATLEIINNLSPRVVMQRETTRTLSLEQLQNKSLLTALSNPTVPIGSRMQYRLQNQSDRPIYLMLLGLKNNRNAIAFYPWQSPEETSFINSKPLFQQVIIAPDETLLLPKNVTASEWMIPGPAYECEHQMVLSTAPFRETLGYLEKSKYPITDQRPFGALLKPLEIAQALLQDLHNASAVKSDTTSTSTDSYVLDVKNWASFNFDFQVA
- a CDS encoding RNA-guided endonuclease TnpB family protein, with protein sequence MYGCQQVLINPDKDLKALLEYVCIEANKLINCGIYYSRQYYFRTGKFPSQADLHKQIGTVQKNKHYQALYSDTAQQILTGVAESFKSFTSLLKGVKKGTVTQKPRLPNYRTPGGLALATFTGRSLKLKDGMIRFPLGSLVKAWFGIDSFYLPMPANLDFKSIREVRILPRNRCFYAEFVYQQNIKVIELDKSKVLGIDHGLNNWLTCVSNIGTSFIVDGLHLKSLNQWHNKSVAKIKENKPQGFWSNRLAAITEKRNRQIRDAVNKAARIVINYCIDNKIGSIVFGWNTGQKDGADMGKKNNQKFVQIPTARLKNRIEQLCEQSGIDFIETEESYTSKASFLDSDELPTFGEKPEGWKSSGIRTERGLFKTATGIKINADCNGAANIVRKVAMMAKFDLAGISRGCLSQPKKVLLWTLQKSPCLQTGEA
- the mnmA gene encoding tRNA 2-thiouridine(34) synthase MnmA, with the translated sequence MKKVVVGLSGGVDSSTAAAILHHQGYEVIGLTLWLMKGKGQCCSEGMIDAADICEQLGVPHEVVDIREVFQTQIVDFLVTGYSSGITPLPCSQCNKTVKFGPMVQYAREKLDCDRIATGHYAQINYDEATGRYQLLRAVDRNKDQSYFLYDLSQELLGATVFPLGKLEKADTRRIAAEYGLTTANKPESQDLCLVESNGSMRAFLDKYLAPKPGDIVDVAGKVLGQHDGVHHYTIGQRKGLGIAAAEPLYVIELDAVNNKVVVGDRTKVTQPECTVNQVNWVSMAEPSTPIRAEVQIRYRSTPTPVTVIPLENFRVRLVFDEPQVSITPGQAAVWYDGDKVLGGGIIEQFS